In Sphingopyxis sp. 113P3, one DNA window encodes the following:
- a CDS encoding helix-turn-helix transcriptional regulator: MTSSSPRLIKRTIRRHQLREIVPLADTTIYELEQRGEFPQRFYLTARTVVWDLTEVEAWLEQRRQASREKAVKRAPSPDVNLRKFRPVKG; this comes from the coding sequence ATGACCTCATCGTCGCCTAGGCTCATAAAGCGCACTATTCGCAGGCACCAACTGCGCGAAATCGTACCACTTGCCGACACCACCATCTACGAGCTGGAGCAGCGAGGTGAATTCCCGCAACGCTTCTATCTGACCGCCCGAACTGTGGTCTGGGATCTCACCGAAGTGGAAGCTTGGCTTGAGCAACGTCGCCAAGCCTCCAGAGAGAAAGCCGTCAAGCGTGCGCCGTCGCCTGACGTCAATCTCAGGAAGTTCCGCCCCGTCAAAGGTTAG